A genome region from Sphingobium sp. WTD-1 includes the following:
- a CDS encoding flagellar motor protein MotB → MAEKKRGANEPEPRPIIVKKIIVEGHGGHHGGAWKVAYADFVTAMMAFFLLMWLLGATTEKQRKALADYFTPTLVELKMNSAGSTGMFGGDSLMAKENYPTTGGQGNLAITIPRDATGTKDQGGKALRAADRQKFEHIKKQLEDRMSKKGLARLRKNVRFTETREGLRIDLIDEADFAMFRSGTDQLLPEAKALIAEVADALATMPNPLIVRGHTDGLPYASGRSMNNWMLSSARAESTRKALAETGIPNARFARIEGVADREPFVKTDAYDPRNRRMSVILGWTRGGNASADEDEAQDPETQAAIKERDDPQRIAREQAQKLDMGGTGLPSGAALINPTAAGTSSKPGKH, encoded by the coding sequence ATGGCGGAGAAGAAGCGCGGCGCGAACGAGCCCGAACCCCGGCCGATCATCGTCAAGAAGATCATCGTCGAAGGGCATGGCGGCCATCATGGCGGCGCCTGGAAGGTGGCCTATGCCGACTTCGTGACGGCGATGATGGCCTTCTTCCTGCTGATGTGGCTGCTGGGTGCGACCACCGAAAAGCAGCGCAAGGCGCTGGCCGACTATTTCACGCCGACGCTGGTCGAACTGAAGATGAATTCGGCGGGGTCCACCGGCATGTTCGGCGGCGACAGCCTGATGGCGAAGGAAAATTACCCGACCACCGGCGGTCAGGGCAATCTGGCCATCACCATCCCGCGCGACGCCACCGGCACCAAGGACCAGGGCGGCAAGGCTTTGCGCGCGGCCGACCGGCAGAAGTTCGAGCATATCAAGAAGCAGCTTGAGGACCGCATGTCCAAGAAGGGCCTGGCCCGGCTGCGCAAGAATGTCCGCTTCACCGAAACCCGCGAAGGGCTGCGCATCGACCTGATCGACGAGGCGGATTTCGCGATGTTCCGGTCGGGCACCGACCAGTTGCTGCCCGAAGCCAAGGCGCTGATCGCCGAGGTCGCGGACGCACTGGCGACCATGCCCAACCCGCTGATCGTGCGCGGCCATACCGATGGCCTGCCCTATGCGTCGGGCCGGAGCATGAACAACTGGATGCTGTCGTCGGCCCGTGCGGAATCGACCCGCAAGGCGCTCGCCGAAACCGGCATTCCCAATGCCCGCTTCGCCCGGATCGAAGGCGTCGCCGATCGCGAGCCGTTCGTGAAGACCGACGCCTATGATCCGCGCAACCGGCGCATGTCGGTCATCCTGGGCTGGACCCGTGGCGGCAATGCCTCGGCCGACGAGGATGAGGCGCAGGATCCCGAAACCCAGGCGGCGATCAAGGAGCGGGACGATCCGCAGCGGATCGCGCGGGAACAGGCGCAGAAGCTGGACATGGGTGGCACCGGCCTGCCCAGCGGCGCGGCGCTGATCAACCCGACGGCGGCCGGGACATCGTCCAAGCCGGGCAAGCATTGA
- the flgK gene encoding flagellar hook-associated protein FlgK: protein MSDLFIIGASGTKAYRTAMAAISENIANASTDGYARRSVTTVESGSSTATMATYVAKANFGGTQVASINRGTDPYLDASVRITAMALGSANARVRWQTDIETALNDTATGVGQLMTTMYQNLDKLAASPSDTSLRVTTLDSIGRVAESFRQTAADLETISTGINTEAQASAQTINQQLSSLAAINNSLLRAQPGTSAYAQLLDSRDSALQTLSSNLNVTISFGAHDSAEVSYNGTTLVSGDTAASVAVTASATDGRLSLALSDGTALAAPSNGTLGGLFASADTTAERRASLDTLAEQFATDVNEWHAQGYTDTGASGVPLLSYGGSAATLVALDVEPEALATKSADGTLNGNLLTVSSTLRGSGSVEQGWTALITSNANLLTASTAEKTTAQSRSDQAVAAREAVSGVDLDMEAADLLRIQQAYSGCAKILQVAKDTVDSILQIM from the coding sequence ATGAGCGACCTGTTCATCATCGGTGCGTCGGGCACCAAGGCCTATCGCACGGCGATGGCGGCCATTTCCGAGAATATCGCCAATGCCAGCACCGACGGCTATGCCCGCCGGTCGGTGACGACGGTGGAATCGGGATCGTCGACCGCGACCATGGCGACCTATGTCGCCAAGGCGAATTTCGGCGGCACCCAGGTCGCCAGCATCAATCGCGGCACCGACCCCTATCTGGATGCGTCGGTGCGCATCACCGCCATGGCGCTGGGCAGCGCGAACGCGCGCGTGCGCTGGCAGACCGACATCGAAACCGCGCTCAATGACACCGCCACCGGCGTCGGTCAGTTGATGACGACAATGTATCAAAATCTGGACAAGCTGGCGGCCAGCCCGAGCGACACGTCGCTGCGCGTCACCACGCTGGACAGCATCGGCCGCGTCGCGGAATCCTTCCGCCAGACCGCCGCCGATCTGGAAACCATATCGACCGGCATCAATACCGAGGCGCAGGCATCGGCCCAGACGATCAACCAGCAATTGTCGTCGCTGGCCGCGATCAACAACAGCCTGCTGCGCGCACAGCCGGGCACGTCGGCCTATGCCCAGTTGCTCGACAGCCGCGATTCGGCGCTGCAGACCCTGTCTTCCAACCTGAATGTGACGATCAGCTTCGGCGCGCATGACAGCGCAGAGGTCAGCTATAACGGCACCACTTTGGTATCGGGCGACACCGCCGCGTCGGTCGCGGTGACGGCGTCCGCCACCGATGGGCGCCTGTCGCTGGCCCTGTCCGACGGCACGGCACTCGCCGCCCCGTCGAACGGCACGCTGGGCGGTCTGTTCGCATCGGCCGACACCACCGCCGAACGCCGTGCCAGCCTCGACACGCTGGCCGAACAGTTCGCCACCGACGTCAATGAGTGGCATGCGCAGGGCTATACCGATACCGGTGCCAGCGGCGTTCCGCTGCTGTCCTATGGTGGCAGCGCCGCGACGCTGGTGGCGCTGGACGTGGAGCCGGAAGCTCTCGCGACCAAGTCGGCCGACGGCACGCTGAACGGCAATCTGCTGACGGTGTCATCGACCCTGCGCGGCAGCGGCAGCGTCGAACAGGGCTGGACGGCGCTGATCACCAGCAACGCCAATCTGCTGACTGCCAGCACGGCGGAAAAGACCACGGCCCAGAGCCGCAGCGACCAGGCGGTCGCCGCACGCGAAGCGGTGAGCGGGGTCGATCTCGACATGGAGGCGGCGGACCTGCTGCGGATCCAGCAGGCCTATTCGGGCTGCGCCAAGATCCTGCAAGTCGCCAAGGACACGGTCGACTCCATCCTGCAGATCATGTGA
- a CDS encoding argininosuccinate synthase, producing MSEKINRIVLAFSGGLDTSVILKWLQQTYQCEVVTFTADLGQGEELEPARAKARLMGVKEEHIFIDDLREEFVKDYVFPMMRGNALYEGLYLLGTSIARPLIAKRQIEIAKQLGADAVSHGATGKGNDQVRFELGYYALQPDIKVIAPWREWDLTSRTKLIEFAEQHQIPIPRDKRGESPFSTDANMLHTSSEGKVLEDPWEETPDFVYSRTVNPEDAPDAPEYITVDFERGDGVAINGIAMSPATLLETLNEYGRKHGIGRLDLVENRFVGMKSRGMYETPGGTIYHLAHRGIEQITLDRGAAHLKDELAPKYAELIYNGFWFSPEREMLQAAIDHSQEKVTGTVRLKLYKGGVYVVGRKSPYTLYSEKVVTFEDDAGAYDQRDAAGFIKLNALRLRLLGRRDGL from the coding sequence ATGTCCGAAAAGATCAATCGTATCGTCCTCGCCTTTTCGGGCGGCCTCGACACCAGCGTGATCCTGAAATGGCTGCAGCAGACCTATCAGTGCGAAGTCGTCACCTTCACCGCCGATCTCGGCCAGGGCGAGGAACTGGAACCCGCCCGTGCCAAGGCCCGCCTGATGGGCGTCAAGGAAGAGCATATCTTCATCGACGACCTGCGCGAGGAATTCGTGAAGGATTATGTCTTCCCGATGATGCGCGGCAATGCGCTCTATGAAGGCCTCTACCTGCTCGGCACCTCGATCGCCCGTCCGCTGATCGCCAAGCGCCAGATCGAGATCGCCAAGCAGCTGGGCGCCGACGCCGTCAGCCATGGCGCGACCGGCAAGGGCAATGACCAGGTCCGCTTTGAGCTCGGCTATTACGCCCTGCAGCCCGACATCAAGGTGATCGCCCCCTGGCGCGAGTGGGATCTGACCAGCCGCACCAAGCTGATCGAATTCGCCGAACAGCACCAGATCCCGATCCCGCGCGACAAGCGTGGCGAAAGCCCCTTCTCGACCGACGCGAACATGCTGCACACCTCTTCGGAGGGTAAGGTGCTGGAGGATCCGTGGGAGGAAACCCCGGACTTCGTCTATTCGCGCACCGTCAACCCGGAAGACGCGCCCGACGCGCCCGAATATATCACGGTCGATTTCGAACGTGGTGACGGCGTCGCGATCAACGGCATCGCCATGTCGCCCGCGACCCTGCTCGAAACCCTCAACGAATATGGCCGCAAGCATGGCATCGGCCGTCTCGACCTGGTCGAGAACCGCTTCGTGGGCATGAAGTCGCGCGGCATGTATGAAACGCCGGGCGGCACCATCTATCATCTGGCCCATCGCGGCATCGAGCAGATCACGCTCGACCGTGGTGCTGCCCATCTGAAGGATGAGCTGGCCCCCAAATATGCCGAACTGATCTATAACGGCTTCTGGTTCTCGCCCGAGCGCGAGATGCTCCAGGCGGCGATCGACCACAGCCAGGAAAAGGTGACCGGCACGGTCCGCCTGAAGCTCTACAAGGGCGGCGTCTATGTCGTCGGCCGCAAGTCGCCCTACACGCTCTACAGCGAGAAGGTCGTCACCTTCGAGGACGACGCCGGCGCCTATGACCAGCGCGACGCGGCGGGCTTCATCAAACTGAATGCGCTCCGCCTGCGCCTACTGGGTCGCCGCGACGGTCTTTGA
- a CDS encoding rod-binding protein, translating into MQVSNATAASGTSNPFETKAALQKAAQQFEAVFLRQMIGAMRSASLAEGITDSSATQQFQDMADARTADAMSTKGAMGIAELLMHQFGARVKDDSTAATGTATTAEGA; encoded by the coding sequence ATGCAGGTATCGAACGCAACCGCGGCGAGCGGCACGTCCAACCCCTTCGAAACCAAGGCTGCGCTGCAGAAGGCGGCACAGCAGTTCGAAGCCGTGTTCCTGCGCCAGATGATCGGCGCGATGCGATCGGCCAGCCTGGCCGAGGGCATCACCGATTCGAGCGCGACCCAGCAATTCCAGGACATGGCCGATGCCCGCACCGCCGACGCCATGTCGACAAAGGGCGCGATGGGCATCGCCGAACTGCTGATGCACCAGTTCGGTGCCCGCGTGAAGGACGACAGCACGGCCGCGACCGGCACCGCCACGACGGCTGAGGGCGCATGA
- a CDS encoding calcium-binding protein, with the protein MLRKFFATVAVGSLFVGGLAATHVAFAQDGGPGPRGMRGGPMMMADANKDGTITKAELTASLEARFAQLDANKDGKLTKEDRDIRRQQRLDERFAALDTDKNGQISKAEYQAGHQPRADRGPETGKPGGPDGKRWGGRGHGGPGRGMMHRGPGFGDAGKDGTVTKAEFMAGPLAMFDKADANKDGKVTAEEMKAARQAMRGQWQDRKGPPPPPAN; encoded by the coding sequence ATGCTCCGCAAATTCTTCGCCACCGTCGCGGTCGGCTCGCTGTTCGTCGGCGGGCTGGCGGCCACCCATGTCGCCTTCGCGCAGGATGGTGGTCCGGGGCCGCGCGGCATGCGCGGTGGTCCCATGATGATGGCCGACGCCAACAAGGACGGCACCATCACCAAGGCGGAACTGACCGCCTCGCTCGAAGCCCGCTTTGCCCAGCTCGACGCCAACAAGGATGGCAAGCTGACCAAGGAGGATCGCGACATCCGCCGCCAGCAGCGTCTGGACGAACGCTTCGCCGCGCTCGACACCGACAAGAATGGCCAGATCAGCAAGGCCGAGTATCAGGCCGGTCATCAGCCGCGCGCCGATCGCGGCCCGGAAACCGGCAAGCCCGGCGGCCCGGACGGCAAGCGCTGGGGCGGGCGTGGCCATGGCGGTCCCGGCCGCGGCATGATGCACCGCGGTCCCGGCTTTGGTGACGCCGGCAAGGACGGCACCGTGACGAAGGCAGAGTTCATGGCCGGCCCGCTCGCCATGTTCGACAAGGCTGACGCCAACAAGGATGGCAAGGTCACGGCGGAGGAAATGAAGGCCGCCCGTCAGGCGATGCGTGGTCAGTGGCAGGACCGCAAGGGTCCGCCCCCGCCGCCGGCTAACTGA
- a CDS encoding flagellin: MVGITNKIMLAEIRRQQQLSQSIVDGQTSISTGITLNKPSDDALAWVQVSDIGRAQAQQSAWQTNVSYGTTRAGNAEANLEEINNLMTRAQELVTSARNGALNDTSAAAIAEELKTIRTTVGELLNQKDYQGVSVFDDGQSVLVPVSRGLNLAVVGTKQEISENIDVNGTSMSLDDILGKAIDAVEGGNDTDLASSLDAIQIGQNRVVVERAKQGVRADRLEVIGTRLTDVDINLSERRDTLESADLTTVISNVKAQLLQLEAAQSAFARINQQTLFDLIS; encoded by the coding sequence ATGGTAGGCATCACCAACAAGATCATGCTCGCCGAGATCCGCCGGCAACAGCAATTGTCGCAGAGCATCGTCGACGGGCAGACCTCGATTTCGACCGGCATCACCCTGAACAAGCCGTCGGACGACGCGCTCGCCTGGGTCCAGGTGTCCGACATCGGCCGCGCCCAGGCGCAGCAGTCAGCCTGGCAGACCAATGTCAGCTATGGCACGACCCGCGCCGGCAATGCCGAAGCCAATCTGGAAGAAATCAACAATCTGATGACGCGGGCGCAGGAACTGGTGACGTCGGCGCGCAACGGCGCGCTGAACGACACCAGCGCCGCCGCCATCGCCGAGGAATTGAAGACGATCCGCACCACGGTCGGCGAATTGCTGAACCAGAAGGATTATCAGGGCGTGTCGGTGTTCGACGACGGCCAGAGCGTGCTGGTGCCGGTGAGCCGCGGCCTCAACCTGGCAGTGGTCGGCACCAAGCAGGAAATTTCCGAGAATATCGACGTCAACGGCACATCGATGTCGCTGGACGATATCTTGGGCAAGGCGATCGACGCGGTCGAGGGCGGCAATGACACCGACCTCGCCAGTTCGCTGGATGCGATCCAGATCGGCCAGAATCGGGTCGTGGTGGAGCGCGCCAAGCAGGGCGTGCGCGCCGACCGGCTGGAGGTGATCGGCACGCGTCTGACCGATGTCGACATCAACCTGTCGGAACGGCGCGACACGCTGGAATCGGCCGATCTGACCACGGTCATTTCGAACGTGAAGGCGCAGCTGCTGCAGCTGGAGGCGGCCCAGTCCGCCTTTGCGCGGATCAACCAGCAGACCCTGTTCGACCTGATCAGTTAA
- the proP gene encoding glycine betaine/L-proline transporter ProP has translation MSTSAAHAARHIHFGWFKRHRDLEVDDVTVVDRSLLNRAVGAAALGNAMEWFDFGVYGYIAVTLGHVFFPSSDPALQLIATFATFTVAFLVRPLGGLVFGPLGDRYGRHKILAMTMILMAVGTFSIGLIPSYAQIGIGAPLMLLAARLVQGFSTGGEYGGAATFIAEYSTDRKRGLMGSWLEFGTLGGYIAGAGTVTALQMSLSETQMLEWGWRIPFLVAGPLGLLGLYMRLKLEETPAFQAYSEQIDARESERPGLGPLFRVHWRQLLKCVGLVLVFNVTDYMLLTYMPNYLSVTMGYAETKGLLLIIIVMLVMMPLNVMGGLFSDRLGRRPMIIGACVALMLLSVPCMLLIGTGNDALIFLGLMLLGIALVCFTSSMPSTLPALFYTPVRYSALSIAFNISVSLFGGTTPLITAWLVQKTGDPLVPAYYLMGAALIGLLTMLTVRETAGMPLRGSPPAVANEAEAIALVESGEPVTVDKALPDLPPVAPFAVETPGMIRPLAS, from the coding sequence GTGTCCACATCTGCCGCGCATGCCGCGCGCCACATCCATTTCGGCTGGTTCAAGCGCCACCGCGACCTGGAAGTCGATGATGTCACCGTCGTCGACCGGTCCCTGCTGAACCGCGCGGTTGGCGCCGCAGCGTTGGGCAATGCGATGGAATGGTTCGATTTCGGCGTCTACGGCTATATCGCCGTTACGCTGGGCCATGTCTTTTTCCCGTCGAGCGATCCGGCGCTGCAGTTGATCGCGACCTTCGCCACCTTCACCGTCGCCTTCCTGGTCCGGCCGCTGGGTGGACTGGTATTCGGGCCGCTAGGCGATCGCTATGGCCGGCACAAGATATTGGCGATGACCATGATCCTGATGGCGGTCGGCACCTTTTCCATCGGTCTCATCCCCTCCTATGCGCAGATCGGCATCGGCGCGCCGCTGATGCTGCTGGCCGCGCGGCTGGTGCAGGGCTTTTCGACCGGCGGCGAATATGGCGGCGCGGCGACCTTCATCGCGGAATATTCGACCGACCGGAAGCGCGGCCTGATGGGCAGCTGGCTGGAGTTCGGGACGCTGGGCGGCTATATCGCCGGCGCCGGCACCGTCACCGCCCTGCAAATGTCGCTGAGCGAGACGCAGATGCTCGAATGGGGCTGGCGCATTCCCTTCCTGGTCGCCGGGCCGCTGGGCCTGCTCGGCCTCTATATGCGGCTGAAGCTGGAGGAGACGCCAGCATTCCAGGCCTATAGCGAACAGATCGACGCGCGCGAAAGCGAGCGGCCGGGGCTTGGCCCCCTGTTCCGTGTCCATTGGCGGCAGCTGCTGAAGTGCGTCGGGCTGGTGCTGGTGTTCAACGTCACCGACTATATGCTGCTGACCTACATGCCCAATTATCTCAGCGTAACCATGGGTTATGCCGAGACTAAGGGGCTGTTGCTGATCATCATCGTGATGCTGGTGATGATGCCGCTCAATGTCATGGGCGGGCTGTTCAGCGACCGGCTGGGCCGGCGACCGATGATCATCGGCGCCTGCGTCGCGCTGATGCTGTTGTCGGTGCCGTGCATGCTGCTGATCGGCACGGGCAATGACGCGCTGATCTTCCTGGGGCTGATGCTGCTGGGGATTGCGCTGGTCTGCTTCACCAGTTCCATGCCCTCCACCCTGCCCGCGCTCTTCTATACGCCGGTGCGCTACAGCGCGCTGTCGATCGCGTTCAACATCTCGGTCTCGCTGTTCGGCGGCACGACGCCGCTGATCACCGCCTGGCTGGTGCAGAAGACCGGCGATCCGCTGGTGCCGGCCTATTATCTGATGGGTGCGGCGCTGATCGGCCTGCTGACCATGCTGACGGTGCGCGAGACGGCGGGCATGCCGCTGCGCGGATCGCCGCCGGCGGTGGCGAATGAGGCCGAGGCGATCGCGCTGGTCGAAAGCGGCGAGCCGGTGACGGTGGACAAGGCGCTGCCCGACCTGCCGCCGGTAGCCCCGTTCGCGGTGGAAACGCCGGGCATGATCCGGCCGCTGGCGAGCTAG
- the motA gene encoding flagellar motor stator protein MotA, with protein MFAIIGLVVLLGMVFGGFIFTGGDIGPVLHALPHEMIIIGGAAVGALIIGNSGSDLKALGGGLGKVFKGPQYKKQDFLDCIFLVSKLMKTLRVEGPVALEPHIEDPGTSPIFGEYPKLMKDKTLIHLISDTLRLVVVSSGTLDPHAVEEVMDNSLKTHHHEALKPADNLQGLADALPALGIVAAVLGVVKTMGSIDQPPSVLGAMIGSALVGTFLGVLLAYGMVNPFANRCRAVIEQDGAIYHVVKQIIIASLHGHPQPLVIEAARSSLIHANQPGFAEVFDGMRNK; from the coding sequence ATGTTTGCAATCATCGGCCTTGTCGTGCTTTTGGGCATGGTCTTCGGTGGGTTCATCTTCACCGGGGGCGACATCGGACCGGTGCTGCACGCCCTGCCCCACGAAATGATCATCATCGGCGGCGCCGCCGTCGGCGCGCTGATCATCGGCAATTCGGGTTCCGACCTGAAGGCGCTGGGCGGCGGCCTGGGCAAGGTGTTCAAGGGACCGCAGTACAAGAAGCAGGACTTTCTGGACTGCATCTTCCTGGTCAGCAAGCTGATGAAGACGCTGCGCGTCGAAGGCCCGGTGGCGCTGGAGCCGCATATCGAGGATCCGGGCACCTCGCCCATCTTCGGCGAATATCCCAAGCTGATGAAGGACAAGACGCTGATCCACCTGATCAGCGACACGCTGCGCCTGGTCGTGGTGTCGTCCGGCACGCTCGATCCGCATGCGGTCGAGGAAGTGATGGATAACAGCCTCAAGACCCATCATCATGAAGCGCTCAAGCCCGCCGACAATCTCCAGGGCCTGGCCGACGCCCTGCCCGCACTGGGCATCGTCGCCGCGGTGCTGGGCGTGGTGAAGACCATGGGGTCGATCGACCAGCCGCCTTCGGTGCTGGGTGCGATGATCGGCTCCGCGCTGGTCGGCACCTTCCTGGGCGTGCTGCTCGCCTATGGCATGGTCAATCCCTTCGCCAATCGCTGCCGCGCGGTGATCGAGCAGGACGGCGCCATCTATCATGTCGTCAAGCAGATCATCATCGCCTCGCTGCACGGCCATCCGCAGCCGCTGGTGATCGAGGCCGCCCGTTCCAGCCTGATCCATGCGAACCAGCCCGGCTTTGCCGAAGTGTTCGACGGCATGCGGAACAAATAA
- a CDS encoding response regulator produces MSERPHLLLVDDERSIREPLAQYLSRNGFRVTAVENAAEARLRLAANAIDLVILDIMMPGEDGLSLCRHIRETSEIPVILLTARSEETDRIVGLEMGADDYVLKPFSPRELVARIKVIFRRVATGGQRVTAPDGATYAFAGWLLKTQERTLVDAEGVSLPLSTAEYNLMLAFATRPNQVLSRDQLLDITQGREANAFDRAIDNQISRLRKKIEPDAKNPTLIKTVWGGGYTLSAEVRKL; encoded by the coding sequence ATGAGCGAACGTCCCCATCTCCTGCTCGTCGATGACGAGCGATCGATCCGCGAGCCGCTGGCCCAATATCTCTCCCGCAACGGCTTCCGCGTGACCGCCGTCGAGAATGCGGCGGAGGCGCGGCTGCGTCTGGCCGCCAATGCCATCGATCTCGTCATCCTCGACATCATGATGCCCGGCGAGGACGGCCTGTCGCTGTGCCGCCATATCCGCGAGACCAGCGAAATTCCGGTGATCCTGCTTACCGCCCGCTCCGAAGAGACCGACCGCATCGTCGGGCTGGAAATGGGCGCCGACGATTATGTGCTCAAACCCTTTTCGCCGCGCGAACTGGTCGCCCGCATCAAGGTCATCTTCCGCCGCGTCGCCACCGGCGGTCAGCGCGTTACCGCGCCCGACGGCGCCACCTATGCCTTTGCCGGCTGGCTCTTGAAGACGCAGGAACGCACCCTGGTCGATGCCGAGGGGGTGTCGCTGCCGCTCTCGACCGCCGAATATAATCTGATGCTGGCCTTCGCCACCCGGCCCAATCAGGTGCTCAGCCGCGATCAGTTGCTCGACATCACCCAAGGGCGCGAGGCGAACGCCTTCGACCGGGCGATCGACAACCAGATCAGCCGCCTGCGCAAGAAGATCGAGCCCGATGCGAAGAACCCGACGCTGATCAAGACGGTCTGGGGCGGCGGCTACACCCTGTCGGCGGAGGTCCGCAAACTGTGA
- a CDS encoding ATP-binding protein, producing the protein MKQLRLWPQSLVGQIIILVAIALFVAQAINFGLLLRERNRVELTSQTAPVVYRVINALDIRPDRRPRRGDRGQEEDRDRRNVEFSTTRPVLAGKPRPDVETRAVAMFEDIGLTVHSVVATEDSRIMPQRRWEQIRRRATGEQPGDRRLGRLSLAVEYEPGKWVTAMARIGSRPPRFGGWLVAQTLILYVIVLIPLLWMGRRFARPLKQLTGSARQFAKTGSADPVEESGPGDVRQLTTAFNAMRARIIAMLDEKDRMLGAIGHDLRTPLASLRVRTESVDDEGERARMSETIEEMNRMLDDILSLARAGRSSETAQKVDLTSLADAVVEDFIELGSPVDMIDSDRAVAFVRAQQIRRALRNLIENAIVYGDRAHVSVQHQHGMIRIIVADEGPGIAEDKMGEMMEPFTRLEGSRNRETGGAGLGLALVRAIMAEHGGALQLANRPGGGLEASLVLPA; encoded by the coding sequence GTGAAGCAACTGCGCCTCTGGCCGCAAAGCCTGGTCGGACAGATCATCATCCTGGTCGCGATCGCGCTGTTCGTGGCGCAGGCGATCAATTTCGGCCTGCTGCTGCGCGAACGCAATCGGGTCGAACTGACCAGCCAGACCGCGCCGGTCGTCTATCGGGTCATCAACGCGCTCGATATCCGCCCCGATCGGCGGCCAAGGCGCGGTGATCGCGGGCAGGAAGAGGATCGTGACCGGCGCAATGTGGAATTTTCGACGACGCGGCCCGTCCTTGCCGGCAAGCCTCGACCGGATGTCGAGACGCGAGCGGTCGCCATGTTCGAGGATATCGGCCTCACCGTCCATTCGGTGGTTGCGACGGAAGATAGTCGCATCATGCCGCAGCGTCGCTGGGAACAGATACGCCGTCGCGCGACGGGAGAGCAGCCGGGCGATCGTCGTCTGGGCCGTCTCTCTCTGGCGGTCGAATATGAACCGGGCAAATGGGTGACCGCGATGGCCCGCATCGGCAGCCGCCCGCCGCGTTTCGGCGGCTGGCTGGTGGCCCAGACGCTCATCCTCTACGTCATCGTCCTCATTCCGCTGCTCTGGATGGGCCGCCGCTTCGCCCGCCCGCTCAAGCAGTTGACCGGCTCCGCCCGCCAGTTCGCGAAGACCGGCTCGGCCGATCCGGTCGAGGAAAGCGGGCCGGGCGACGTGCGCCAGCTCACCACCGCCTTCAACGCCATGCGCGCGCGCATCATCGCCATGCTGGACGAGAAGGACCGGATGCTGGGCGCCATCGGCCATGATCTGCGCACCCCGCTCGCATCCCTGCGGGTCCGCACCGAATCCGTCGATGACGAGGGCGAGCGCGCCCGCATGTCCGAGACGATCGAGGAAATGAACCGGATGCTCGACGACATCCTCTCGCTCGCCCGCGCCGGCCGCAGCAGCGAGACGGCGCAGAAGGTCGACCTCACTTCGCTCGCCGACGCCGTCGTGGAGGATTTCATCGAACTGGGTTCACCGGTCGACATGATCGACAGCGATCGCGCCGTTGCCTTCGTCCGCGCCCAGCAGATCCGCCGCGCGCTGCGCAACCTCATAGAAAACGCGATCGTCTATGGCGACCGCGCCCATGTCAGCGTCCAGCATCAGCATGGCATGATCCGCATCATCGTTGCCGACGAAGGGCCGGGCATTGCCGAGGACAAGATGGGCGAAATGATGGAGCCCTTCACCCGGCTCGAAGGATCGCGCAACCGCGAGACCGGCGGCGCTGGCCTGGGCCTGGCCCTCGTCCGCGCGATCATGGCCGAACATGGCGGCGCGCTCCAACTCGCCAACCGCCCCGGCGGCGGCCTCGAAGCCAGCCTCGTCCTCCCGGCCTGA